A part of Podarcis muralis chromosome 13, rPodMur119.hap1.1, whole genome shotgun sequence genomic DNA contains:
- the LOC114583068 gene encoding olfactory receptor 14A16-like, translating into MHNLTSMSVFLLLEFSDVRELQILHFFVFLVLYLMAIIGNLLIAIAIAFDHHLHKPMYFFLLNLAIMDLGTVSVMVPKSMAISLLNCRYISYFGCVAQVFFYILFGASDYALLTIMAHDRYVAICNPLHYETIMHKGACIRMVAIVWIFSLLYAILHTGSTFANTFCSNSINQFFCEIPKILKLSCSNFYLVEVGFIVISCSIGLGCFIFIIITYMEIFSTVRKIPSVHGKKKALSTCLPHLTVVSVFLFTAVFAYTRPPSEASSDLDIAFAVMYSIIPATLNPFIYSMRNKEIKAALWNLLDVGHSSKIISRIL; encoded by the coding sequence ATGCACAATCTTACATCCATGTCTGTCTTTCTGCTGCTGGAATTCTCAGATGTTCGAGAACTGCAAATTTTACACTTCTTCGTATTTCTGGTATTGTACTTAATGGCAATAATAGGAAATCTTctcattgctattgctattgcttttGATCATCACCTTCACAAACCTATGTACTTCTTTCTACTGAATTTAGCCATCATGGATCTTGGAACAGTTTCAGTCATGGTACCCAAATCAATGGCTATTTCCCTCCTAAATTGCAGATATATTTCTTATTTTGGATGCGTTGCTCAAGTTTTCTTTTATATCCTATTTGGAGCATCTGACTATGCTTTACTTACTATAATGGCACATGACCGCTATGTAGCCATTTGCAATCCACTCCACTATGAAACAATTATGCACAAAGGAGCCTGCATTCGAATGGTAGCCATTGTGTGGATTTTTAGCCTTCTTTATGCCATATTACATACTGGGAGCACCTTTGCCAACACATTTTGTTCTAATTCTATCAATCAATTCTTCTGTGAAATCCCAAAAATACTGAAGCTCTCCTGTTCTAACTTTTACTTAGTGGAAGTTGGATTTATTGTGATAAGCTGTAGTATAGGACTTGGTTGTTTCATTTTCATCATCATAACATACATGGAAATATTTTCTACAGTGCGCAAAATCCCTTCTGTCCATGGTAAGAAAAAAGCCCTTTCCACTTGCCTCCCCCACCTCACTGTTGTCTCTGTGTTTCTGTTCACTGCAGTGTTTGCTTATACAAGGCCTCCCAGTGAAGCTTCTTCTGATCTAGATATAGCTTTTGCTGTGATGTACTCTATAATTCCTGCCACATTGAATCCATTCATCTATAGCATGAGAAACAAAGAGATCAAGGCTGCCTTGTGGAATCTCTTAGATGTAGGGCATTCTTCTAAAATCATATCCAGAATTCTATAA
- the LOC114581448 gene encoding olfactory receptor 14I1-like: protein MSNLTSISMFLLKEFSDVRELQILHFFLFLGFYLTTLAGNLLIIVAVAFDHHLHKPMYFFLTNLALMDVGSVSAIIPKSMANSIMNSRSISYSGCVAQVFFYFFFTFADLSLLTVMAHDRYVAICNPLQYEMIMYKGACIQMVVTVWILSLLYSMLHTCSTFAITFSSNVINQFFCEVPKLLKLSCSNIYLVEAGLIVLGCFIALGCLIFILITYMKVFAVVRRIPSVHGQKKALSTCLPHLTVVSLFLGTAIFAYAKPPSNVSSFLDVAFAVIYTIISPMLNPFIYSMRNKEIKTALWKLLDFRHSAKSTFRVL, encoded by the coding sequence ATGAGCAATCTTACATCCATTTCCATGTTTCTGCTGAAGGAATTCTCAGACGTACGAGAACTACAGATCTTACATTTCTTTCTGTTCTTAGGATTCTACTTGACAACTCTGGCTGGGAATCTTCTCATCATTGTTGCAGTAGCCTTTGACCATCACCTGCACAAACCTATGTATTTTTTCCTAACAAACTTGGCATTGATGGATGTTGGCTCCGTTTCTGCCATCATACCCAAATCTATGGCCAACTCCATCATGAACAGCAGGTCAATTTCATATTCTGGGTGCGTGGCTCAAgttttcttctacttcttctttacaTTCGCTGATCTTTCCCTTCTAACAGTAATGGCACACGATCGCTATGTTGCCATCTGCAACCCATTACAGTATGAGATGATTATGTACAAAGGAGCTTGTATTCAAATGGTAGTCACTGTGTGGATTCTGAGTCTTCTTTATTCCATGCTACACACTTGCAGCACATTTGCAATCACCTTCTCTTCTAATGTTATCAATCAGTTCTTCTGTGAAGTCCCAAAGTTACTAAAACTCTCCTGCTCTAACATTTACCTAGTTGAAGCTGGGCTGATTGTGCTTGGGTGTTTTATAGCACTAGGATGCTTAATTTTCATCCTCATAACATACATGAAGGTATTTGCTGTAGTGCGCAGAATACCTTCGGTGCATGGTCAGAAAAAAGCCCTCTCCACTTGCCTTCCCCACCTCACTGTGGTATCTTTGTTTCTGGGCACGGCAATCTTTGCCTACGCAAAGCCTCCCAGTaatgtttcttcctttcttgATGTAGCTTTTGCTGTGATCTATACCATAATTTCTCCCATGTTGAATCCCTTCATCTACAGCATGAGAAACAAAGAAATCAAGACTGCTTTGTGGAAACTCTTAGATTTCAGGCATTCTGCTAAAAGTACATTTAGAGTTCTATAG